The window agtcaagatacaaatagatgtgcaacattttaaaatctactgtattttaacctcaacgtcttttcaagtgcaaatcaccaaacatattattactgggtcacactgtgagtttacagtcatgtcattatgtctttgatctatagcctagcctatatgttttaaatcttctgcctcctgtgtttttccccatcagattaaatctgaacaaatatattattatatattattaatataatgtaatgtatctacagcctgatacacagtcagattccatcACTTagtcttcattaaggaaatgtaagtctgataaatgatgaataaacggacaacactgaatcaaacttttttattaactttatggttaacttatttacactttcctcgctctgactcaggctcttcttttaaagataaacgtgcaccgactgctacacatgcattaatatctctacatccactggattaaaatggaggcgctgtcttttatttacctgttgccatggtgaatcatggagtcggagctccatttttgatggctttttattgtcggtttaactcagagtgaacatactcagagttgactgaactaactcagatcagctgttctggaaccggatactcagagtttccaATCTCAGAGtaagtcaactcagagttcagggttagactcagagtttgttgaactcctacctggaatacccctctggtgTGGTTGTGCCTCCTCGTGGTAAGTCGGCGTTGTCCGCTCTCTTTTCCTTCTCACCCGTTGCTCCACTCCTGGCTAATTGTTAATATTCTGTGCCACAGTTTGGATCAGGCAGAAGCCATGAAAATAACTCTAGATGCAATAGagccaaaatatatattttgcttatgtttgttgtttatttgtatgCATGCACAGGTATGTCACATCCGGTGGTTGACACATGGGTGTGGTTTAAGTTATTTAACCGGGCATTTAAATGCCTGGCGGGATTGGAGACAATAGGGTTGAGTGAGCtctgatattttctgttgaccgTCACGTCAGATCACTGCATTGTAAGTCTTTCTTTAGTTTCCTATATAAAACTTATATAACTGTCAAGTGGACCGATTCAATGAAGGAACAGAGTCACAGATGCGAGCCCACTTACGCCTCTCAGCAGCCTTTTTGTTGATAGCAGTCACTacaagaatacctaggattacaatagtgtcctggcagcttagctgcccgacCCTAATAACATAGACATATTAGCATAGaatacatacaaatacacaataCAATTGGGGATAGTCTTAATGTATCTGCATTTAATCTATTAAAAAACTTCCCCAGTAATGAGACAACATTAAGAACAAAGCTCACAATCTTGTTTTCATATAGATTTTTATGTGGATTATAGGCTGGACAGGACAGGAAAAGTAGTATAATTCTGGCCTATAGATACATTAGTTTCAGTGTCCACTCAAGTGCATGTGTGCCTCCTGTATTGTCAGTTTACATTTTAATGGTGCATTTGCATTCActttgtcaaaatatcataGATGAATAAAGACTGTttcagataaaaaacaacatcaaccaGCTTAAAACAGAAgagcttcatttgttttttgccGTTACATGGCTGATGGATGAAGTACAGTGCAAATAGTAAGGATAACAAGGTGCAACACGTGTTTCTCCATGTACATCTCCATGGAGTTTGGCAGTGCAATGTGAATAGTGCATAGAATGAGGTGCAACGTTGAGAAAATACAGCAGAGGCGCAAGTAAATCTGCTTCAGTATACCAATCCTAAAGAGAAACCGCTTTGATGACAACTTCACAGTCCCAGGGCATCTTTCTGCACGTTGACACCCAGCAGAGCATTCCCAGCTTCTACACACTCTGTCACACATGGTGCtgagaaaaatacaaaagaaacacacacacaagtgtcaGCAAGAGGAGAGTAAATTGCTTCTTTTAACCACAAACACTGTTATAAACAACAGATTAACACCTATTATTCTGGTTATTACCATTCTGAGCACGGAGCCATGACACAGCCTTCATTGCCAGAAGCTCCCACTCATCCTTAGCATCCATCTTGAAACCATGAAGCCAGATCAGAGCCAGAATGGTGGCCCACACTTCTTTGTTCTCCTAATTCACCAAATCAAAGAAATGCAGATGTTCTGGCTGACAGCACGGGTGCAGATTCAAGGGCTAAACTCACCAGATGTCCTTACACTGAAATGTGATTAGCTGCTGTAAAGATATGACCCGCTACATATCTGTATTTGGTCtaattctgttttattatttcctCTGTTCCTGTGTGATGCTCCTGGTGAACTCTGTTACCATTTACTACAACCTAAATATAATCTATGAAGTTGCACTCTTATATTTGGCGACAACCCACCAATGCAGGTTTTGACTTTTCCACCTCATCGGTGGTCTTTCCCAGTGCAGTAGCCAGATCTGGATGCAGCACCCAGCAGCCAGACGCCTTCTGGAGGGAGACCAGTTGCAGGAAGGTACCTGCAACCCCACATGGAGCTTTAGAGGAGAAGAGCAAAGAAagtgtaaacacaaaataatttgtGTGCAGGGATAACAGGGATTATAAGGAAAGTGGTTGCTTTCTATTCACACACTCAAAGACTCATACAGAAACTATATAGATACACACTGCAAGATCCAAGGTAAATATGAATGTGTAGGATCTTTGAGAAAAGCCAGTCAGCATGCCACTGGTTTGCTTACCATTGGTCTGAGATGAGGCCTTCTTACCACGCTTAAAGGAGCTGCTAATTCTGCTGAAAACTGTTGATAGAGAAGAGATTTTGGTCAAGAAAGCACAGCAGTGTATCTTCTCCCTGAGGAGACAGAAGCGTGTCCATCTTTGTCCTCTGATTTTGTTGAACTGGTCCATTTGAACTTCACAACCACTGTCCCATTCACCAGCGGTGTGGGGACTAGCTGACTTGTAACATCCACATATATGGATATaacagacctttttcacagcagacattttgccttgccatagcaggaaaagcatgGGTGGAACAAATTTCCTTACACTGAAGAGAGCATGAGGCCGTATGATGGCTCAGTTCCATCAAGTGCCCCAGTAAATGTCAGCTGTTAAAAGGTTTAGAGGTGTGCTTAAGAATGTGACACTCGTGACACGTGATTTTAACAAAGATTAAGTTTATTAAGGCAGGATTAATTTTCCCCAGCAGAATTCCTTTGTGTCCATATTCTTTGAAAGCTCCCTCCAAGACACATTGCTtatggaaagacacattgctatcttttttaaatgtaattattcGGTTATTTGAGAGGCAGGAACAAAACTATGTTCACCCCAATTTATTAAAAAACCTCCATTTCTTTTTACACAGTGTCAATTTGAAAAATTACACTGACCTATAAAGTACTTTTAAGGATTCCTGCAAGTAATATAAAACAAAGCGAAAGACCTTTACCTGATTTTACTTTCATCATTGCagagtctgaaaaaaaaaagattgaaaatTTAGAAAACATGATAAATattatcattcatttattcattttctataacctcttatcctgttgggagtcgtgggagggctggagcctataccagctgacattgggcaaaaggcagggtacaccctgggtATTtagcagactatcacagggctgacacatagagacagacaaccattcacactcacattcacacctacggacaattcagAGCCACCAATCAACCtgaatgtctttggactgtggtgGGAAGTcggagcacccggagaaaacccacgctgaaactctgcacagaagggctcccccaccctacAGGTTTGAACCCCCCATCCTGGGTTTGAATATATATTATCACAAGTAACGATACTGtgaaatgcaaataaatatttaatactaTTTTTACCAGAAAAATGAATTGTTTTCTTGCAATTAATTGTCTTAAATGCCTTACGTGTATTGTATTgctatgtttttatgtattaaAAAGCTATGTTAAAATAACAAATGAACTTGTACTACGCACCAAATTCTGTAGACAATGGCACAGGGTCATCGAGAGCACACAGATTATAAGAAAGAAATCTGTAACCTTTgagataaaaatagaaaaagagaGTAGACCATTAAATCCGGAGAATTTCATCCAAGGCACATTTGggctttaaaaaacacaagtattCAGCACTGAAGAATCAACCCTGgttaacaaacaaaatcaatataaaaacactgtaaaacacattcATTATTCTTTTGCTGTCGGTATAACACTCACTGGATACTGGGACATTTACAATAGCCATAGGTCCCTGAATCGCCTCGCCGTTGCCTTTGTTGACAGCAACAAAGGCAGTGAAGGCACTGCTCACTCCTGATTGGACACTGAGCTCCACCACCGTCTTCTTCACTTCCTCATCtccttccttttcctcctcGACTTCCAGGGAGCGGATCAGAGTCCAAGCAGCCAATCTGTGAACTGTTAATCTGCAGGCAGGCGTGAACACAGAGGAAACTTATCTTACTGGTTTACAAGTGCAAATATGTCTAAGCAATGTTATTATAGGTCCACATAGCCAGAATTAACCAATTCAGATTTAAACACAGAAGTGCAACAATATCACAACAGCCTCAGCAATTTGCTTTCCACTCTGCCACATCATACAAACCCTAAaaatgtggttttatttctgCCAACAGTCTTAAAATTCACACTTTGCATTTGTGATTcacattgttttaaaaacaaaattactacaTTCAAAGGCACTCTCTGCACTGCTCTCACTGAGACActtaatatgttaatatttgtcATTGAACTGAACATTAACTTCATATTTTATTCGTAAATTCACTACCCAGTGTCGTCTGCAGGTGTGAGACTGAAGTGGAGCTGGTTCTGACAGGGATGACCTGCCAGGCTGTACTTCACTGTCACACAGCCCTCTGCTGCCTGAACTCTGAGAAAGTATCACAGTGTcaaaacatgtttgttaaaATCACATACTGGATAAAAAGACACATATAATGTGGTCATATAGTTTGCTGAGGGGCAGGTTGTATGTCTCTGCAAAGCAGTCAAGTTGCAGTCACAATTAACATCCGTTTCTGCCAAGACTCATGTAGACATGACAACTGACAACGCTtcaaatatggatttattttgctgcaaagaaatgacatattctaaaacatggatgcttcacacacatcttctccCTGGCAGCACAGGGGCTctgttacattaaaacaatttcAAGGTGGGAACCCAAGATtaatgtcaccaattcagtatctgaccaaatatgtCTGTTTGTTCCTGGGTTATGGTGTTGAATAGTGGCCAGAAAAGAtcattataatgtcacagtgaagttggcctttgaccttttggatataaaatgtcaacaattcaccattttattatattagacatttgtgtgaaatgttgtcataataagtgtatgaattcttgagtgatggccaaaaacatgttttgtgacattacagtgacctttgaccaccaaaatctgatcagttcattgttgagtcaaagtcaatgtttgtgccaaatttgaagacattcctATAAGGAactcttgagatatcgtgttcacaggAATGGGACAAACGGACAACCTGAAATCATACTGCTGTCAGTCACAGCTGTCACCGGCGTGGAGGCATAAATAGATATTTCACTATGAGATGATGCTGCTCCTACCTGCCCAGTCAGCTGGGCGTAAatcagtgacctttgaccctggaAAAGTGCTGTGATCGGTGGGGAGAGAGCAGCAACAGAAACTCCCTCTGGCACATCCCACTCGACTGAGACGTCCACCACAGCTGGCTGGAGAGCAAATCGCAGCGACTGCATCACctgttgaggattttttttttttttttttgtcataagtCAAGAGAAGCACTGGGTTTTCACTTACTTATTGATATGGAAACATGATTTCTGTCTAAAATATAAAgttgttgcatttgtttgttttatatgtctTACTTTAGGCTGCATCCTCTCTTCCCCTGTGATGAACTGAGCGTGACCTCCTCCTTCCTTGGCCAACCCGTTGATAAGAGCAGAGCTGGCCCATTCCCCAATCCCAAAAGAGAAGCACCTACAATACAGGAGTTTTCTTTAAGTACACAAAGCATCAAACATGGAACATATTCTGAGAGTTTTGTCAGTGTTGatgattctcagtcatccatatcatggtaatcttaagtgctatatcgcaGTCAACTGAACTTGCTTgggtttcttgaagatgtttcacctcttatccaagaggcgtCTTCAGAATGGTGACATCaatctgtctcctctctctcactgAGCAGCTGGCTGTGAGCCCTCTGAAGGATGGTTGCAGCCCTGTGTTCTTTCACAGTTGAACCCAAGTGTAAGCTGTTTGGAGTTTCAAACTGTAATGCAGGTGGTTTCTGTGATCATCTGTAATCAGCCAGCTTCCTAGATGTTCTTTCAAATTCCCATACCAGTCGAAGGGGATTCTTCCCAAACTGTTTAGCAACATGTTGATGAAGATTCTCAGCCATCCAGGTAATGGTAATCTTctctgaagaagcctcttggatcagAGGTAAAAGGTCTTCAAGAAACTCGACCACGTCCAGTTGCCtgcgatatagcacttaagagtTTTGTGGGTGGTTGTCATGTTTTGTGGTTTCACCTGTGGGAACCTGAATTCTTCTTCACCAGATTGATGACTTGTTTGGTGTTCTCCACCTCTCCGTCAGTAAAGACAAACAGCTGCGGAGGAGAGTTTACATGTCACTCGACGTTACATCACACCCAGAAACATGCAGCATGTGTTGAGTCACCAAACGTGTTCTCTGAAACCTGTGTTAGACCCTGTTAACAATtggtttttaaaatgcattttgttttgcatttgctGGGTTTTTGATTTCCTGTGACCTCAAATTCACGATTCTTCTTACGCTCTGTATTGGTGGCATTTCTGCAATTCTTCAACATCACCTCTCCTTCTATAGTGTTTAGGGGTCGTTACCCATGCTAATAGGTTACTTATGATCAAATGGGATTTATCAATCAGCACAAAGAGCAGATTTGGATGGTTGAGAACATTTGATGCATCTGGAATaacttcttttatattttctcttaacaaaaaaattaagaaaaaatgtaGCCCTGCATGAAGCCCAATGATTGCAACATTATCAGCTCAATAAAGGGGCCACTGTTAGCTACTTACTAACTCACTTTCTGTaatgggtgagtgtgtgtgtgtgtgtgtgtgtgtgtgtgtgtgtgtgtgtgtgtgtgtgtgtgtggcatgttTAGTACTTGTCTAGGTTGATTGGGAATGGTTGGCTGGCTGTAAATATGTTCGAGGGGCTGAAGGATCTCTGTTCCTCCCAGATCAGCGTCCATCACTTCAACTTTTTTCAGAGCCTCTTCCAGGGTCTTCTGGCTGTACTCCACACTCTTACTGTCATGAAATAAACACACGACTGCTTTCACACGATTTAcatcaacatacacacacatatatatgtatatacacatatatacatgcaCAGGCAGTGATACCAAAGGCGTTTATTTTGTGGGCTGAACGACATTAAGGAATGACCTACGAGAAGATGTGTTCATGGCTGGACCCGAAACTGTAGATGTTGAAATAGCAGCCCATTGGTAAGCTCTTcaacaggagcagcagagtATCCTCCagggaagagaaaaaagataataaaggctgctgtgtgagagagacactgAATGATTTGATGATAGAAATAGCAAATGACACGATGAATACCTTGGCACTCTTCATACGTTCTCCCTGCATACTGCCAGATCGATCCAATAAGAGCACAAACTCTCCACATGAGGCGACTGAAGACATCACAGCCTGGGGGAACTCAGGGTACAGGCTCAGCATCACTACTGGATCACCCATCAGAGTGCCTGAAACACAACATATGGAACTCAGCTATAAAATCTAAATGAGTACCTCTTATATTTAACACATCTTCACTAATTTGCACTCACCAGGCTTGGCAGACGCCTGTCCTGCCTCCACCACAGCAGTGGGCTGGTGGGCATCTTTGTAATAAATCAGCAGTTCAACATCTCTGTCAAACTTGTGTCCTGCAGCCAACTTGACCTGCAGTTCACAAAACACACTCATGAATATAAATCAAGTCATATACATCTTGTTCTCAGTACTGAGGAACaatcacacacagcagacacatCAGCACTGTACAGTAGCTACCGTGGCCTGGGTTTGCTCTGTGTTGAGGTACTGCAGAGGATCCAGGGAACAGTTAGACTCTACTTTAGAGACTGGACGAGGAGAGGACAGTCgggcagagaaagacagactgtAGGGCACCAGAGAGGCTGGAACACAGATCACCTGGACACTGGCACCTTCACTACCTGTGAACAAGAACAGATACGTTTGAAGTAATTTTTGGGGACATAGGGCAAACGAATACATGCATATTGCTGAGCTGCTAACAAATACATGGGACAGGACATTGAAAGACCAAGAAAAGATGTGACACAGTAATGCAAAATTAAGCTTCTCCTCCAATTAATATAATCATCTCTTAATATAATAATGAATGGACAATACCACGTAATGACAATACTTTTAtgtgaatgaatttttaatgactttattcATCATATTACTCCTCAAGTCCCTTAAAATAACCTTTAAACTAAAAAGAGCATCTGAGCTCAAGTGACTGAGAATTTGTGTAAGCTACTTGACAATTTCATTAATTAGCTAAGTGTGTCACAGTGGGTTCTAAAAATCTTCCACATTTATACAATTTTAATAGGCGCTGTTGGCATATAGCggaactagaattaccgccttgcGGTCGTATGCCTCCACGAACCTGTCAAGGTAAAGTTTATacccatgtctgtgaaaacatggatgcgtcacacacaccctgtccccagcagcacagatatTCTATTTCATTACCAAAGTTACAAGGTGGGCCCCAAGATTAGTgacaccaattcagtatctgaccaaattgTCTCCCCtcctgttcctgagttatgacattgagtaatggccagaaagtgtttttgtggaacattatgatgtcacagtgatattgacctttgaccttgattagaatcagttcatttgtgagtccaggtggacctttgtgccaaatttgtggaaattccctcaaggtgttcttaagcTATCGCTTTCACAAAGTGAGATGGAcgcaaggtcatagtgaccttgacctttgaccaccaagttctgctcagttcatccttgacatGAAGTGAATTTTTGTGcgaaatttgaagaaattccctcaactTGTTGTTGAGATAccacgttcacgagaatgaaacAGATGCAAGATCAcgatgaccttgacctttgaccaccataaTCTATTTAGTTCATCGCTAAGTCCAAATgaatgtttgtgcaaaattggGAAAATACCCtcaaggtgctcttgagatattgcattcatgggAATAAGACAgatgagatcacagtgaccctgacctttgacgtATGACCGCCAAAGACTATACAGTTAATCCTTTtctccaagtgaacgtttgtgccaaatttggataaagtccctcaaggcattcttaagatatcacattcacaagaatggaacGTCCATCGGGCAGACCTGAAAACAAGATGCCTCTGGCTACGACTATCAGCGGCTTGGAGACATAAAAACACTCCATTAGTCAGGTAATTGACGAATGGAAATATTGGGTTTTGAGACAGACTGAACCTCCCTCTTCAGTCCTTTATTCTcatttcagtcacatttttaaAGTTTGGATAAAAACTAAACAGGCACAGTAAGTGTCAACACACTACATTCATCTCAACCCAAACATTTTACAAAGTCCAGAACCAGAATCTGAAAATGTGCTCTTCAAATGTCATGTCCATCTTTCTATGGCTTCAGAAAAACATCACATGTGCATCATTTTGTCAGCAGCTCTTGCAAGTGATGTGTATTTATTCTGGAGAGTCAAGTTGAAACTTGATCTCATTATCATTGACTTTATTTTCACACGACTGATTTTATGTTCACCCCTGGGCACAGCTGGCAGGTTGTATGAGAATTAACAGCttgttgtaaatattttgagCTGAAGtgttttgtcactgttgtgaaGGTGGGTTTTTGACTGTCAGGGCTCATGATGAAGGTGTTGGCTGGTTTTCCTACCCTGAGGTTGGTAGCGAGGGTTGAGCACAGCAGGCAGACAAAACCTCAGCCCATCATCAGCCTGCACAGCCAGCTCAGTGACGTACTCCAGCCTGATGGAGGCGCTCTCTCCTGGAGGCAGACTGCCCACACTCAGAGAGAATATATCTGGACTCTGCTCACTCTCCTCCAACAGGAAGGCCTGCTGACCGGAGCTCAGTGCATCATCATACTCCTCACGAGCCTGGAGTACAGACGACACATGTGAGCAACATTTACTGTGTTTTAAGCTCCATTATAGTGAGTTAGTCTCTACTGTCCAGCTCACCTCCTGTTTCTCCTTCACCTCAGCTACAATCTCTTTTTGTCCAATCTTAGCACTGaaatgacagacagcagcatcTCCAGGCAGAGGGAAGACAAAAACTGCCTCTATTGGTTTGTCCTCCTTGTTCTCATAGTTCAGAGTGGAGACCACTGTAGCCACATGGTccctcacctccacctccacatcGATGCTCTTTAGAGGAACTGACACAGAAACAGCTGGCAGTTATTGACCAATCAATAACTGATAAGAGAAGCTGCTTGCTGCCTGTCTGATCACCAAACACACATTTGCATGGACAAATACACCCAGACATTttgcacacaccaacacacagaaaatacgaaaacaaaaatatgaatatcTAAATGATTTGATACTGTTAACTGTTAACCATGCTTAATATCATAACACTCACTAATAGGAAGTCTTGTATGATTTATCCAGACAAAAGGTCAAATTAGACTCTGTTTCGTTGTTTTCAACCGTTTACCTGATTCCTTTTGGTAAGTAAGTAGACCACAGCAGATTTCCATCACCCCTGTACAGCAAGTAGGACGAGTATTTGAGGACTTTCTGCTAAAGTGACAAAAAGGCAAGTTAGTAACtgagcatttttaaaatgtgttaagGTAGGCCGACTCTAAATTAATAATAGCAGAACTGATTTATGAAATCATAGAgttgtaaaaatataaatcataatatcaagtaagattttaagagttgcagcagcgtgaagcgtaaaaagaaagtaaaagtgtaaaaaaaaagagtttcagacctgtttGAGGAAGTCAGAGCAagttaaaggctaaagtcaACAGATTTcaactttcttttaaaaatatttagccaGCTGGCGCCCCTGATTATCTAGGTAGTGTGTTTCATATCTCTGGGGCAGAaatgacaaaggctgcatccccaATCTTCTTCCGGCTGTTCCTGGTGTAGCAGAGAGAATCTGAGTCAGAGGCTGCAGACTGCAGCCTCTCCAAAAAAGTAGATCAACTCCTCCCCTTTCCTAACCCCCCTAAATTGGCAGAGCCTATTTAAGACACCTGTGGCATGAAGGCTGCCTTTCTCCTTGGCTGCCAAATGGTCATGTCTCTGAGGTGGGTAATGTGGCCTGGAGGTCGTTTTAGCCTGTTTTACTTTGAGTAGTGacctttattttaacagaagctacattgtgtttgtgttaaataGTTTACTGCCTGTTTTGCACGGATGGCCTGGTCGTCTTGGTGTCCATTGAAATTGATTTGAGGTTTGTTAACTTTTTAAACAATGTTTAACTTCCACAAACCACAAAATGTGTTAACATTGTATTTGCTTCTTTTGTAGTGGTGAA is drawn from Epinephelus fuscoguttatus linkage group LG5, E.fuscoguttatus.final_Chr_v1 and contains these coding sequences:
- the LOC125888506 gene encoding von Willebrand factor A domain-containing protein 5A-like; the protein is MEICCGLLTYQKESVPLKSIDVEVEVRDHVATVVSTLNYENKEDKPIEAVFVFPLPGDAAVCHFSAKIGQKEIVAEVKEKQEAREEYDDALSSGQQAFLLEESEQSPDIFSLSVGSLPPGESASIRLEYVTELAVQADDGLRFCLPAVLNPRYQPQGSEGASVQVICVPASLVPYSLSFSARLSSPRPVSKVESNCSLDPLQYLNTEQTQATVKLAAGHKFDRDVELLIYYKDAHQPTAVVEAGQASAKPGTLMGDPVVMLSLYPEFPQAVMSSVASCGEFVLLLDRSGSMQGERMKSAKDTLLLLLKSLPMGCYFNIYSFGSSHEHIFSKSVEYSQKTLEEALKKVEVMDADLGGTEILQPLEHIYSQPTIPNQPRQLFVFTDGEVENTKQVINLVKKNSGSHRCFSFGIGEWASSALINGLAKEGGGHAQFITGEERMQPKVMQSLRFALQPAVVDVSVEWDVPEGVSVAALSPPITALFQGQRSLIYAQLTGQVGAAAEGCVTVKYSLAGHPCQNQLHFSLTPADDTGLTVHRLAAWTLIRSLEVEEEKEGDEEVKKTVVELSVQSGVSSAFTAFVAVNKGNGEAIQGPMAIVNVPVSSYRFLSYNLCALDDPVPLSTEFDSAMMKVKSVFSRISSSFKRGKKASSQTNAPCGVAGTFLQLVSLQKASGCWVLHPDLATALGKTTDEVEKSKPALENKEVWATILALIWLHGFKMDAKDEWELLAMKAVSWLRAQNAPCVTECVEAGNALLGVNVQKDALGL